In a single window of the Lactiplantibacillus brownii genome:
- the pnuC gene encoding nicotinamide riboside transporter PnuC: MILSNYFKFLSHQLKGWPQQNYYLFYFSLGCQVMTLVSAPITALSILTFIGTTLGVLCVLAINAAKSVNGLLGVISAACFIVVGFSAKNYLSIGEQLAYVVTLDIPVLLSANWNVNMVSKIRKFTGKTWIVAIVATLVVYAISGYLIGALTDDPRPWVDAISFAICLTAGVICFLRYNNQYFWWIASGLAQMVLWFISFRQGSATLAMFINSSVYLMNDVLAFTVSPWYNKHERARLMAEEQAASDVASADASDNRAFGLNH; this comes from the coding sequence CTATCTATTCTATTTTAGCCTAGGATGTCAAGTAATGACGTTAGTAAGTGCGCCAATTACAGCATTGTCTATTTTAACATTTATTGGGACCACTTTGGGTGTTCTTTGTGTGTTAGCCATTAATGCGGCTAAGTCAGTCAATGGATTATTAGGCGTCATCTCCGCCGCTTGCTTCATCGTAGTTGGTTTTTCAGCTAAGAACTATTTAAGCATTGGGGAACAATTAGCCTACGTCGTAACGCTTGATATTCCAGTACTATTAAGTGCTAATTGGAACGTCAACATGGTTTCAAAGATTCGGAAGTTTACGGGTAAGACGTGGATCGTCGCAATTGTCGCAACTTTAGTTGTTTATGCCATCTCCGGCTATCTTATTGGTGCCTTAACTGATGATCCCCGGCCATGGGTCGATGCCATTAGTTTTGCGATTTGTTTAACGGCCGGCGTTATTTGCTTCCTCCGTTACAACAACCAGTATTTCTGGTGGATTGCCTCTGGTTTAGCACAAATGGTCCTCTGGTTCATCTCGTTCCGTCAAGGTTCGGCGACACTAGCAATGTTCATTAATAGTTCCGTTTATCTGATGAACGATGTCTTGGCTTTCACTGTTTCACCTTGGTATAACAAACATGAACGCGCTCGGTTGATGGCCGAAGAACAAGCAGCTAGTGATGTAGCTAGCGCGGATGCTAGTGATAATCGGGCATTTGGATTGAATCACTAA